In Pseudomonas sp. LRP2-20, the genomic window AAGGCAGGCCTCGAGGTACAGAGCCATGTCTTCCTCTGTCTTGAGGTGATCTGCGGCATCCCACTTGGTCAGTTTGGTATCAGTCATGGCGGCCTCCTAAAGCTCGCGTGCCAGCTTGAGGGCTGATCTGATATCCCTGGCCTGAGTGGACTTGTCGCCACCCGCCAGAAGGATGATCACCTCGTAGCCTCGCTGAACGAAATACACCCGATAGCCCGGACCGTAATCGATCCGCATCTCGGACACTCCTTCACCTACCGGCTTACAGTCCCCAATCACGCCAAGCTCGACCCACCGCAAGCGCACATTGATACGAGCCTGTGCACGAGCATCCCGCAACGCGGCGAACCACTTCTGTAGCTGTCGGTTTGTAATAGTGTGTGCATGGGAAAAATGTAAACCGTAGTTCACACTACATCAATCTGGACGTGTTTCAAACTATTTGAATGCGCAGCGCCACATCCTCCGCCCACCGGCATTGATCAGCATCAACGACTTCTCCCCCACCCAAACTCACAATCAAAAGTGGACATTCGACCCAACCTCGCAAGGACCTCCATGAGCGAAGAAGCCACCCTCCTGCTCCCCGCCCCCGGCGAATCCTCTTCCCCCGCCCCTGCCGCACCCCGCACGCGCCGCCCTCGCCAACGCAAACCTGAACCCTCCATCACCCAGGTCAGCCAGGCCCCGGCCGCGCTGGAAGTGGCCAGCGCACCGAAAGGCAGTAACGAAGACAGCACCTCGGCGCGCCTGCCGGCCAGCTACCCGTACCGCACCCGTCTGCGCCGCCAGGATTACGAGAAGGCCAAGCATGCGCTGCAGATCGAACTGCTAAAGGTGCAAAGCTGGGTGAAGGAAACCGGCCAGCGCGTGGTGATCCTGTTCGAGGGGCGTGATGCGGCCGGCAAGGGTGGCACCATCAAGCGCTTCATGGAACACCTGAATCCGAGGGGCGCACGGATCGTCGCACTGGAGAAGCCCTCCGAGCAGGAACTGGGGCAGTGGTACTTCCAGCGTTATATCCAGCACCTGCCCACGGCGGGTGAAATGGTCTTCTTCGACCGCTCCTGGTACAACCGCGCCGGGGTCGAGAAGGTGATGGGTTTCTGCTCACCACTGCAGTACCTGGAATTCATGCGCCAGGCACCGGACCTTGAGCGAATGCTGTGCAACAGCGGCATCCTGCTGTTCAAGTACTGGTTCTCGGTGAACCGCGAAGAGCAGCTGCGCCGCTTCATCTCGCGCCGGGACGACCCGCTCAAGCATTGGAAGCTGTCGCCCATCGACATCAAGTCACTGGACAAGTGGGAGGACTACACCGCCGCCAAGGAAGCGATGTTCTTCCATACCGACACCGCCGATGCGCCGTGGACGGTGATCAAGTCCGATGACAAGAAGCGTGCGCGGATCAACTGCATCAGGCATTTCCTGCATTCGCTGGATTACCCGGGCAAGGACCACCGTGTGGCGCATGCGCCGGATGAGCTGCTGGTCGGCCGGGCATCGCGAGGGTTCGAGGAGGATGAGCCGGCGGTGGTAGCCAGTTAGATAGCCGGGGCTGCTGTGCAGCCCATCGCCGGCAAGCGCGGCTCCCACAAGCATGGGAGCTGGCCTGCCCGGCGATGGGCCGCACAGCGGCCCCTTTCAGCAACACTTGGGTTTCCCGGGCAACTGCGCTTCAATACGCGCACTTTTCAGCCACACCCCCAGGATGAGCCATGGCCACCACTTCCAAACAACAGAAACGCGCCAAGCGCGCCGCCAGCAAGGCCAAGCAGAACCGCATGGTGCGCAGCGGCCAGGCGGTCAAGGCCAGCGCCGGTGACAGCGCCAGCATCGAGCAAGTATTCAACAAGGCCATGGAGACCGACAGCTACAAAGAGCTGTTCGCGAAGATGAAAACCGCCCAGGAAACCAGCCTGGTGGCGATGATCTCGGTATTCCTGGTCGACCCGCTGCTGGCCCTGGTACTCAAGGGCCACAAGGAAGAGCACGCCACCGACTACATCGTGCTGGTATTCAACGCCTACCGCACCTGGCTCGACGGCGCCGACGAAGACACCACCATGGCCTGGCTGGAAAGCGATGAATTCCAGGAAGCCTATATCGCGGCATCCGAACTGGTGGCCAAGCAGCAACAGCAGCAGAAGCAGTTTGGCTGAACCGGCCGCATAACCTGCTCCGGCCCTTTCGCGGGACAAGCCCGCTCCCACAGGGGCCGCGCCAGACTTTAGAAATTGAGCAAGACAGTTGCTCCCACAGGGGCCGCGCCACCCTCAGGCCTGTGCTTAACCTGTGGGAGCGGGCTTGCCCCGCGAAGAGGCCCGCACAGGCAATAAAAAAGGCCGCGCCCTGCACAGGACGCGGCCTTTTCATTTCAAGCAGCGCGGATCAGTTGTCCAGCGCCACCCGCCCGGCAGCTTCACGCTTGCGGTGCACCAGCAAGCCCGCCGCCACCACACCAATACTCAGCAGTGCAGTCGCGATGATTTCGGCACGGTGGTCTTCACGCAGCGCCATCACCGCCAGCACAGCAACGATGAAAGCGATGGTCGCCCAGGTCAGGCCCGGGAACAGCCACATCTTGAAGGCGATCTTCTCGCCACGGGCTTCACGCTGGCTGCGCATGCGCAGCTGCGACACGGCAATCACCAGGTACACCAGCAGCGCAATGGCGCCGGAGCTGGCCAGCAGGAACTCGAACACCTGGGCCGGGGCCACGTAGTTGGCGAACACGCAGAGGAACGCGGCAGCGGTCGACAGCAGCACGGCCACATGCGGAGTCGCCGCCTTGGTGGTGCGCTGGGCGATGGCCGGGGCGTCGCCACGCTTGCTCAGCGAGAACAGCATGCGCGACGAGGTATACA contains:
- the ppk2 gene encoding polyphosphate kinase 2; its protein translation is MSEEATLLLPAPGESSSPAPAAPRTRRPRQRKPEPSITQVSQAPAALEVASAPKGSNEDSTSARLPASYPYRTRLRRQDYEKAKHALQIELLKVQSWVKETGQRVVILFEGRDAAGKGGTIKRFMEHLNPRGARIVALEKPSEQELGQWYFQRYIQHLPTAGEMVFFDRSWYNRAGVEKVMGFCSPLQYLEFMRQAPDLERMLCNSGILLFKYWFSVNREEQLRRFISRRDDPLKHWKLSPIDIKSLDKWEDYTAAKEAMFFHTDTADAPWTVIKSDDKKRARINCIRHFLHSLDYPGKDHRVAHAPDELLVGRASRGFEEDEPAVVAS
- a CDS encoding type II toxin-antitoxin system RelE/ParE family toxin, with amino-acid sequence MTNRQLQKWFAALRDARAQARINVRLRWVELGVIGDCKPVGEGVSEMRIDYGPGYRVYFVQRGYEVIILLAGGDKSTQARDIRSALKLAREL